Proteins encoded in a region of the Streptomyces sp. NBC_00513 genome:
- a CDS encoding excinuclease ABC subunit UvrA: MHHSPAPDPYAPDPPNPSHDPCVRVRGAREHNLRGVDVDIPRDALTVFTGVSGSGKSSLAFGTLYAEAQRRYFESVAPYARRLIHQIGAPKVDSVTGLPPAVSLQQRRSSPGSRSSVGTVTLLSNSLRMLYSRAGTYPVGAERLDSDSFSPNTTAGACPSCQGLGRVHHTNEELLVPDPALSIRQGAIAAWPGAWQGKNLRDVLDALGYDVDRPWRELAAEDREWILFTREQPVVTVHPVRDADRIQRPYQGTYMSAHRYVMRTFSDSKSATLRARAERFLTDAPCPVCEGRRLRPEALAVTFAGRTIAEAAALALTDLDEVLTSTPSQGEAARVLIEDLRSRIDPVTELGLGYLSLDRTAPTLSAGELQRLRLATQLRSGLFGVVYVLDEPSAGLHPADTEALLSVLDRLKAAGNTVFVVEHHLDVVRHADWLVDVGPAAGEHGGRVLHSGPPAALADVAESATARALFGTEEPFAPRPARTAGATIGLSGVRRHNLRGVDAEFPLGVFTAVTGVSGSGKSTLVGQALAEEVSGRLTDQDFPVRRLVEVDQKPIGRTPRSNLATYTGLFDVVRRLFTATEEAKARGWKAGRFSFNVPGGRCETCQGEGFVSVELLFLPSTYAPCPQCAGARYNSETLEVRYRGLNIAEVLGLTVEAAAGFFAEVPAAARSLRALEEIGLGYLRLGQPATELSGGEAQRVKLASELQRSRRDHTLYLLDEPTTGLHPADVRVLMRQLHGLVDAGHSVVVVEHDMAVVAGADWVLDMGPGGGAAGGRVIASGTPREVARTPGSVTAGYLARALGSEGGS; the protein is encoded by the coding sequence ATGCACCACTCCCCCGCCCCGGACCCGTACGCCCCCGACCCCCCGAACCCGAGCCACGACCCCTGCGTACGGGTCCGGGGGGCCCGGGAGCACAATCTGCGCGGGGTCGACGTGGACATCCCGCGCGACGCGCTCACCGTCTTCACCGGGGTCTCCGGCTCGGGAAAGAGTTCCCTGGCGTTCGGGACGCTCTACGCCGAGGCCCAGCGTCGGTACTTCGAGTCCGTGGCACCCTACGCCCGCCGGCTGATCCACCAGATCGGCGCCCCGAAGGTGGACTCCGTCACGGGCCTGCCGCCCGCCGTCTCGTTGCAGCAGCGGCGCTCCTCGCCCGGCTCGCGGTCCTCGGTGGGGACGGTGACCCTGCTGTCGAACTCCCTGCGGATGCTGTACTCGCGCGCCGGCACCTACCCCGTCGGCGCCGAACGGCTCGACTCCGACTCCTTCTCCCCCAATACGACCGCGGGCGCCTGCCCTTCCTGTCAGGGACTGGGCCGAGTCCACCACACCAACGAGGAACTCCTCGTACCGGATCCTGCCCTGTCGATCCGTCAGGGTGCCATCGCCGCCTGGCCGGGCGCCTGGCAGGGCAAGAACCTGCGGGACGTCCTGGACGCGCTCGGGTACGACGTCGACCGCCCCTGGCGGGAGTTGGCGGCCGAGGACCGCGAGTGGATCCTGTTCACGCGGGAACAGCCCGTGGTGACCGTGCACCCGGTGCGTGACGCGGACCGCATCCAACGGCCTTACCAGGGCACGTACATGAGCGCGCACCGGTACGTGATGCGGACCTTCTCCGACAGCAAGAGCGCCACCCTCAGGGCTCGGGCGGAGCGGTTCCTCACCGATGCGCCCTGCCCGGTGTGCGAGGGGCGCCGGCTTCGCCCCGAGGCCCTGGCGGTGACCTTCGCGGGCCGCACGATCGCCGAGGCGGCGGCGCTCGCGCTGACGGACCTGGACGAGGTGCTGACATCGACGCCTTCGCAGGGGGAGGCCGCCCGGGTCCTGATCGAGGACCTGCGGTCGCGCATCGACCCCGTCACCGAGTTGGGACTCGGCTACCTGAGCCTGGACCGCACCGCGCCGACCCTGTCGGCGGGCGAACTGCAACGACTGCGGCTGGCCACTCAGTTGCGGTCGGGCCTGTTCGGGGTGGTGTACGTCCTGGACGAACCGTCGGCGGGGCTGCACCCGGCCGACACCGAAGCCCTGTTGAGCGTGTTGGACCGGCTGAAGGCGGCCGGGAACACCGTCTTCGTCGTCGAACACCATCTGGACGTGGTGCGCCACGCGGACTGGCTGGTGGACGTCGGGCCGGCGGCCGGCGAGCACGGTGGGCGGGTGCTGCACAGCGGGCCGCCGGCCGCACTGGCCGACGTGGCCGAATCGGCGACCGCGCGGGCCCTGTTCGGGACGGAAGAGCCCTTCGCGCCCCGGCCGGCGCGCACCGCAGGCGCGACGATCGGACTCAGCGGGGTACGGCGCCACAACCTGCGCGGTGTGGACGCCGAGTTCCCGCTGGGGGTGTTCACCGCCGTCACCGGCGTGTCCGGGTCCGGGAAGTCCACGCTCGTCGGGCAGGCGCTCGCCGAGGAGGTGTCCGGGCGGCTCACCGATCAGGACTTTCCCGTACGCCGCCTCGTGGAGGTGGACCAGAAGCCGATCGGCCGGACCCCTCGGTCCAACCTGGCCACGTACACGGGGCTGTTCGACGTGGTGCGCAGGCTCTTCACGGCCACCGAGGAGGCGAAGGCGCGCGGCTGGAAGGCCGGCCGGTTCTCCTTCAACGTGCCGGGCGGCCGCTGCGAGACCTGCCAGGGCGAGGGCTTCGTGTCGGTGGAGCTGCTGTTCCTGCCGAGTACGTACGCCCCCTGCCCGCAGTGCGCGGGCGCCCGCTACAACTCCGAGACGCTGGAGGTCCGTTACCGGGGTCTGAACATCGCGGAGGTGCTCGGTCTGACGGTGGAGGCCGCGGCGGGGTTCTTCGCGGAGGTCCCGGCGGCGGCCCGCAGCCTGCGGGCACTGGAGGAGATCGGGCTGGGCTATCTGCGGTTGGGCCAGCCGGCGACCGAACTGTCCGGCGGGGAGGCGCAGCGCGTCAAACTGGCGTCGGAGCTCCAGCGCTCGCGCCGCGACCACACCCTGTACCTGTTGGACGAGCCGACCACGGGACTGCATCCGGCCGATGTGCGGGTGCTGATGCGGCAGTTGCACGGCCTGGTGGACGCCGGTCACTCGGTGGTGGTCGTGGAACACGACATGGCGGTGGTGGCCGGCGCGGACTGGGTCCTCGACATGGGCCCGGGCGGTGGTGCGGCGGGCGGCCGCGTGATCGCGTCGGGAACCCCGCGCGAGGTGGCCCGTACGCCCGGCAGCGTCACGGCGGGCTACCTGGCGCGGGCACTCGGCTCCGAGGGCGGGAGCTGA
- a CDS encoding LLM class flavin-dependent oxidoreductase: MIRKISILDRSRTREGHTAPQALRDTVALARAAEELGYHRFWVSEHHSVPGVAGSAPTVLAAAVAASTHRIRVGTGGVMLPNHQPLLVAEQFGVLESLFPGRVDMGLGRSVGFTDGIRRALGRDTKDADLFEEQLTELLGWLDGTQRAHPQVHARPAEGLPIAPYVLATGEGAGIAARAGLPMVVGDLRGRAKVAEVVDRYREEFRASAWGAEPYVVVSGTVAVAETQEAARRILIPEAWSLAYSRTRGSFPPLRPAEEIEALEMTPKERELYEGALVGHIHGTPERVAAELAEVARTTEADELLVTTSTYDRTALLDSFAGLARLAGL, translated from the coding sequence GTGATCCGAAAAATCTCGATACTCGACCGGTCCCGGACCCGCGAGGGCCACACCGCCCCGCAGGCGCTGCGCGACACCGTGGCGCTGGCCCGCGCCGCGGAGGAACTGGGTTACCACCGCTTCTGGGTGTCGGAGCACCACAGCGTGCCCGGCGTCGCCGGCTCCGCGCCGACCGTGCTCGCCGCGGCCGTGGCCGCCTCCACCCACAGGATCCGGGTGGGCACGGGCGGGGTCATGCTGCCCAACCACCAACCGCTGCTGGTCGCCGAACAGTTCGGGGTCCTGGAGTCCCTGTTCCCCGGCCGCGTCGACATGGGCCTCGGCCGCTCGGTCGGCTTCACGGACGGCATCCGCCGGGCACTGGGGCGGGACACCAAGGACGCCGACCTGTTCGAGGAGCAGCTGACCGAGCTGCTGGGCTGGCTGGACGGAACCCAACGCGCCCACCCCCAGGTCCACGCCCGGCCGGCGGAGGGCCTGCCGATCGCCCCGTACGTGCTGGCCACCGGCGAGGGCGCGGGCATCGCGGCGCGGGCCGGACTGCCGATGGTGGTCGGGGACCTGCGGGGCCGGGCGAAGGTGGCCGAGGTCGTGGACCGCTACCGCGAGGAGTTCCGGGCGTCCGCCTGGGGCGCGGAGCCGTACGTGGTGGTCTCCGGGACCGTGGCGGTCGCCGAGACGCAGGAGGCCGCCCGCAGGATCCTGATCCCCGAAGCCTGGTCCCTCGCGTACTCCCGCACCCGGGGCAGCTTCCCTCCGCTCCGGCCGGCCGAGGAGATCGAGGCGCTGGAGATGACCCCGAAGGAGCGTGAGCTGTACGAAGGCGCGCTGGTCGGACACATCCACGGGACTCCGGAGCGGGTCGCGGCGGAGCTGGCCGAGGTCGCGCGGACGACGGAGGCGGACGAGTTGCTGGTCACGACCTCCACCTACGACCGGACGGCCCTGCTGGACTCCTTCGCGGGGTTGGCCCGGCTCGCGGGGCTCTGA
- a CDS encoding dodecin, with the protein MSNHTYRVTEIVGTSPEGIDQAIKNGIARAGQTIRNLDWFEVTQVRGHIENGAIGHYQVGLKVGFRIDGED; encoded by the coding sequence ATGTCCAATCACACGTACCGGGTGACCGAGATCGTCGGCACCTCCCCGGAGGGCATCGATCAGGCCATCAAGAACGGAATCGCCCGAGCGGGGCAGACGATCCGCAACCTCGACTGGTTCGAGGTCACCCAGGTGCGCGGACACATCGAGAACGGCGCGATCGGCCACTACCAGGTCGGCCTCAAGGTGGGCTTCCGCATCGACGGCGAGGACTGA